The following are encoded together in the Leptidea sinapis chromosome 29, ilLepSina1.1, whole genome shotgun sequence genome:
- the LOC126973587 gene encoding uncharacterized protein LOC126973587 — MGARLYEKAIGSLRLQIRQVTFWTDSTIVLGWLNMLPSKLNTFVRNRVAEIVEKTNPFPWRHVPTGQNPADFITRGVGANLIKSLDPWWCGPEFLQLEKSGWPNVTAVASDLPETRPEITLHTMKSQSSQNSIIEFHRFSNFTRLQRSVAYMLRFINRCKRQIMPTSYLGEDELRNSLYLIIQMVQKESFPEYELLLNKQKLPPKSSLNKFNIFLDKNNIIRVGGRLNNSQFLYDKKYPILIQSTHRFTKLLFQHEHKRLMHAGPQLLLATIREMYWPIGGRNLARICYHQCVLCRRMKGQTVNPIMGNYPQQRLVVGEHPFTSVGVDYAGPITAASRQGRGCRFVKVYIAIFICFTTKAIHLELVGDLTSNNYLSALRRFIARRGKPSNMYSDNGTTFVGAYNELSKFLKSNCDSIAEGAVNEGINIHYIPAYSPHFGGLWEAGVKSTKYHLVRVLGNCHLTYEELNTTLVQIEALLNSRPLTPLSSEPDDLMPLTPGHFLIGRPFTSLPTSDLTDQCTSHLSRYQRIEQLRQHFWNRWSKEYISELQTRSKWQLAKSEVTMGSLVVVKDDHLPPLKWRFGRVVGVHPGSDGVTRVADVKCSNGILRRAVTKICPLPICTEDAEGGGK; from the coding sequence ATGGGAGCTCGTCTTTATGAAAAGGCTATTGGTTCGTTAAGACTTCAAATTAGGCAAGTGACATTTTGGACGGATTCAACAATTGTTCTTGGATGGCTCAATATGTTACCAAGCAAACTAAATACATTTGTTCGTAATCGCGTCGCCGAAATAGTAGAAAAAACCAATCCATTTCCATGGAGACACGTTCCAACCGGCCAGAATCCCGCAGATTTCATAACTCGTGGAGTTGGTGCTAATTTGATCAAGTCTTTAGACCCTTGGTGGTGTGGTCCTGAATTTCTTCAATTAGAAAAATCTGGCTGGCCTAACGTTACCGCGGTCGCAAGCGACTTACCAGAGACTCGCCCAGAAATAACTCTCCATACAATGAAAAGCCAGAGCTCTCAAAACTCAATTATTGAATTTCATCGTTTTTCCAACTTTACTAGATTACAGCGTTCCGTTGCATACATGTTACGTTTCATCAATCGTTGCAAAAGGCAAATCATGCCAACGTCTTATTTAGGTGAAGATGAATTACGGAATTCGTTGTATTTAATCATTCAAATGGTACAGAAAGAGTCCTTTCCTGAATATGAGTTACTATTAAACAAACAGAAACTTCCTCCGAAgagctctttaaataaatttaatattttcttagacaaaaacaatataattcgcGTTGGAGGTCGCCTTAATAATTCACagtttttatatgataaaaaatatcctATTTTAATACAGTCCACACatcgttttactaaattattatttcaacatgaACATAAACGTCTTATGCATGCAGGCCCCCAGCTTCTTTTGGCCACAATTAGAGAAATGTATTGGCCCATAGGTGGTCGCAACCTAGCAAGGATATGCTACCATCAATGCGTGCTATGTCGCCGCATGAAGGGTCAAACCGTCAACCCTATAATGGGGAACTATCCACAGCAGCGTCTCGTTGTAGGAGAACACCCATTCACTAGCGTAGGGGTGGATTATGCTGGTCCTATCACCGCAGCAAGTCGTCAAGGTCGTGGTTGCAGATTTGTAAAGGTTTACATTGCCATTTTCATTTGCTTTACGACTAAGGCCATTCATTTGGAGTTAGTAGGTGATTTAACGAGCAATAACTACTTGTCGGCATTGCGTAGATTTATAGCGCGAAGAGGAAAACCCTCTAATATGTACTCCGACAATGGTACCACCTTTGTAGGTGCTTATAATGAGCTCTCTAAATTTCTAAAAAGCAACTGTGATTCGATTGCTGAAGGTGCAGTCAATGAAGGcattaatattcattatataccGGCGTACAGTCCTCATTTTGGCGGATTATGGGAGGCTGGTGTTAAGTCGACCAAGTATCACTTAGTGCGCGTGCTGGGAAATTGTCATTTAACTTACGAGGAGCTTAACACAACTTTGGTTCAAATTGAAGCCCTGTTAAATTCACGGCCTCTGACCCCGCTGTCATCGGAGCCTGACGACCTGATGCCACTAACACCAGGACATTTTCTGATTGGGAGACCATTCACATCGTTACCAACAAGTGACCTCACAGATCAGTGTACAAGCCACCTAAGTCGTTATCAACGGATTGAGCAGTTACGTCAACACTTTTGGAACAGATGGTCCAAAGAGTATATATCTGAGTTACAGACAAGGTCTAAATGGCAGTTGGCGAAAAGTGAGGTGACAATGGGATCATTAGTAGTGGTAAAGGATGATCATCTACCACCATTGAAATGGCGCTTTGGTCGCGTTGTGGGAGTTCACCCAGGATCTGATGGAGTGACAAGGGTCGCAGATGTTAAATGTTCCAACGGGATACTCCGACGTGCTGTCACCA